The Benincasa hispida cultivar B227 chromosome 9, ASM972705v1, whole genome shotgun sequence genome has a segment encoding these proteins:
- the LOC120085729 gene encoding triacylglycerol lipase OBL1-like — MVWKEHEFSNNYVILKPHNANVFDLFLFILPFGFKKRKLMDCPDGKEESYRSFADRLIIFVSMLLQIFILAIATPLAGLDAFLQNLFNFVSFNGTIPQLFFKFIRGETLVHPDKSSPDYTSVVGFTDWRRDLDNSIKPNDTFRYYSALTIMASKLSYESLPFVQSVIDDRWKMKLLGYYNFWNDFQNRATTQAFMFQTTSDPNIIVVAFRGTSPLDAFDWQVNVDFSWYDIHGVGRIHSGFMKALGLQKRKGWPKELIPTTTTPRQFAYYTLRQKLFDIAKTNANAKFILTGHSLGAALAILFVAILALHDESLVLEKIQAIYSYGQPRAGDRHFAEFMVSIIQKYNFEYHRYVYFSDLVPRLPADGILFKYKHFGRCIYFDSFYRGRIVKEQPNKNYFSLLWLMPKYLNAWLELVRSFVIPFVKGYDYYESLLMKMVRFIGLFMPGLTAHIPTDYVNSTRLGKLNVSEEILEDGDDCIEPDY, encoded by the exons atggtttGGAAGGAACATGAATTTAGTAATAATTATGTGATATTGAAGCCACACAATGCAAATGTGTTTGATCTGTTTCTATTCATACTTCCTTTTGGGTTCAAAAAGAGGAAGTTGATGGATTGCCCTGATGGCAAAGAAGAGTCTTACAGAAGCTTTGCTGATCGTTTAATAATCTTCGTCTCGATGTTATTACAGATATTCATTCTCGCCATCGCTACTCCGCTCGCTGGCTTAGACGCCTTTCTCCAAAATCTCTTCAACTTTGTCTCCTTCAATGGTACCATTCCTCAGCTTTTCTTCAAGTTCATCAGAG GAGAAACTTTGGTACATCCTGATAAAAGTTCGCCAGATTACACATCGGTTGTGGGATTTACAGATTGGAGAAGAGATTTGGACAACTCCATAAAACCTAATGACACTTTCAGATACTATAGTGCCCTAACTATAATGGCTTCCAAACTCTCCTATGAATCCCTTCCATTTGTCCAATCCGTCATTGACGACCGTTGGAAG ATGAAGTTACTCGGTTACTACAATTTCTGGAATG ACTTCCAAAACCGAGCAACGACTCAAGCATTTATGTTTCAAACCACCTCAGATCCAAACATAATAGTGGTGGCTTTCAGAGGGACTTCCCCACTGGACGCCTTCGATTGGCAAGTCAATGTGGACTTCTCTTGGTATGATATTCATGGTGTGGGTCGTATTCACAGCGGTTTCATGAAAGCTCTCGGCCTCCAAAAGCGCAAAGGTTGGCCTAAAGAACTCATTCCAACAACCACCACTCCCCGCCAATTTGCCTACTACACCCTCCGTCAAAAACTCTTTGACATTGCCAAAACCAATGCCAATGCAAAGTTCATCTTAACCGGCCACAGCTTAGGGGCAGCTCTTGCTATCCTCTTCGTCGCCATACTTGCCCTTCACGACGAGTCATTGGTGCTAGAGAAGATACAGGCCATCTACAGCTATGGCCAGCCAAGAGCCGGTGACCGACATTTTGCAGAGTTTATGGTAAGCATCATCCAAAAATACAACTTCGAATATCACAGATACGTTTACTTTAGTGACTTGGTGCCTAGACTTCCTGCTGATGGCATCCTTTTCAAATACAAACACTTTGGAAGATGCATCTATTTTGACAGCTTTTACAGAGGCAGA ATTGTGAAGGAACAGCCAAACAAGAACTATTTCTCGTTGCTATGGCTGATGCCTAAGTATTTAAATGCATGGTTGGAGCTTGTAAGGAGTTTCGTAATCCCATTTGTGAAAGGTTATGATTACTATGAGAGTTTACTTATGAAGATGGTAAGGTTTATTGGACTGTTTATGCCAGGACTCACCGCTCACATTCCTACAGACTATGTTAATTCCACTCGTTTAGGAAAATTAAATGTATCTGAGGAGATTCTTGAAGATGGAGACGACTGTATAGAACCTGACTACTAA